GCTGCTGGCTCGCAAGAACTTCGGTTGCGGTTCGAGTCGGGAGCACGCGCCCTGGGCCTTGGACGAGTACGGATTCCGAGCGGTTCTTGCGCCGAGCTTCGCAGACATTTTCTATAACAACAGCTTCAAGAATGGGCTGTTACCCATTGTTTTAACTGAAGAAGAGATGGACGAGCTGTTCACTCAGGCTGAAGCGCAGGAAGGTTATCGCCTGACGGTCGATCTGGACACCCAGACCGTGACGCGGCCGGACGGCCAGCAATATAGCTTCGAGATCGACGCGTTCCGCAAACACTGCCTGCTCAATGGCCTGGATGACATTGGCCTTACCCTGCAGGACGGTGACGCCATCGCTTCATTCGAAGCCAGACACAAGGCCAGCCAGCCTTGGCTGTTTGGCGCGATCAAGTAGCTCAAGCGGGCATTCGGATACTGGCTCGCTATCGAGGGGTTTAAGGGATGGACCACCAGCAACTGATCGAGCAGCAGTTTGGAGATCGGGCCCAAGCCTATCTGGACAGCGAGGTTCATGCCCAGGGCGCGGAGCTGCAGATGCTTGCTGGCATTGTTCGCGAGCATCCCGTCGCGCAAGTGCTCGACCTCGGCTGTGGCGGCGGCCACGTCAGTTTCTCGGTCGCTCCGTGGGCGGACAGCGTCATTGCCTATGATCTGTCGGAGTCGATGTTGAGTACCGTCAGGTCCGCTGCAACAGCCCGAGGTTTTGCCAATGTGAAGGTCCAGCAAGGGGCTGCCGAAAGGCTGCCATTTGCGGACGACAGCTTCGACTTCGTGTTCAGCCGGTACTCGGCTCATCACTGGAGCGATCCTGCCGCCGCGTTGCGGGAGGTGAGGCGCGTGCTCAGGCCGCAAGGCGAGGCCATCTTCGTCGACGTGGTGTCGCCGGGTGTGGCTGTGCTCGACACGCATTTACAGAGCATCGAAGTGCTTCGCGACGCCAGCCACGTCCGAGACTATTCCGTCAATGAGTGGCTGAGCTTCATCACTTCGGCTGGGTTGATCGCGAGCGGGCACAGCATGCAGCGGTTGCGCCTGGACTTCGCTTCATGGACAGCGCGTATGCGCACTCCCGAGCTGCTTC
The nucleotide sequence above comes from Halopseudomonas xinjiangensis. Encoded proteins:
- the leuD gene encoding 3-isopropylmalate dehydratase small subunit encodes the protein MKPFTQHTGLVAPLDRANVDTDQIIPKQFLKSIKRTGFGPNLFDEWRYLDEGYPGQDSSQRPINPDFVLNLPRYQGASVLLARKNFGCGSSREHAPWALDEYGFRAVLAPSFADIFYNNSFKNGLLPIVLTEEEMDELFTQAEAQEGYRLTVDLDTQTVTRPDGQQYSFEIDAFRKHCLLNGLDDIGLTLQDGDAIASFEARHKASQPWLFGAIK
- a CDS encoding class I SAM-dependent methyltransferase produces the protein MDHQQLIEQQFGDRAQAYLDSEVHAQGAELQMLAGIVREHPVAQVLDLGCGGGHVSFSVAPWADSVIAYDLSESMLSTVRSAATARGFANVKVQQGAAERLPFADDSFDFVFSRYSAHHWSDPAAALREVRRVLRPQGEAIFVDVVSPGVAVLDTHLQSIEVLRDASHVRDYSVNEWLSFITSAGLIASGHSMQRLRLDFASWTARMRTPELLRQAIRALQGAVGEEVRRYFEIEIDGSFSADVAVLRSRK